One window of the Camelina sativa cultivar DH55 chromosome 1, Cs, whole genome shotgun sequence genome contains the following:
- the LOC104779137 gene encoding zinc finger CCCH domain-containing protein 33 isoform X2 — MDFNAGVPMSSLSPLMNQDAMWQMNLGSEETMETGSYPERPGEPDCSYYIRTGLCRFGSTCRFNHPRDRELVIATARMRGEYPERIGQPECEYYLKTGTCKFGVTCKFHHPRNKAGIAGRVSLNMLGYPLRSNEVDCAYFLRTGHCKFGGTCKFNHPQPQPTNMMVPTSGQQSYPWSRASFIASPRWQDPSTYPSLIMPQGVVPVQGWNPYSLGSVSPSGTGNDLNYNRSLQQSETKESGSPSQGSFSGFNPGSSVPLGGFYALPRENVFPERPGQPECQFYMKTGDCKFGTVCKFHHPRDRQAPPPDCLLSSIGLPLRPGEPLCVFYTRYGICKFGPSCKFDHPMRVFAYDNTASETDEVVETSSSGQSRRISVSETRQAAATTTSSGKDTTTIIDTQQ, encoded by the exons ATGGATTTTAATGCCGGAGTTCCCATGTCCTCTCTCTCACCTTTGATGAATCAAG ACGCAATGTGGCAAATGAATTTGGGTTCAGAAGAAACAATGGAAACTGGTTCGTACCCTGAACGACCTGGAGAGCCTGACTGTTCTTACTACATCAGAACTGGACTTTGTAGATTTGGCTCTACTTGTCGGTTCAATCATCCTCGTGATCGTGAACTG gttaTAGCCACTGCAAGGATGAGAGGTGAGTACCCTGAAAGGATTGGTCAGCCTGAATGCGAG TACTATTTGAAGACAGGAACCTGCAAGTTTGGAGTAACATGTAAGTTTCATCATCCTAGGAACAAAGCTGGGATTGCTGGAAGAGTCTCACTCAATATGTTAGGCTATCCTCTACGCTCG AATGAGGTCGATTGTGCTTATTTTCTAAGAACAGGACACTGTAAATTTGGTGGCACTTGTAAATTCAACCACCCTCAGCCTCAACCAACCAACATGATGGTTCCTACCTCTGGCCAACAGTCTTATCCTTGGTCTAGAGCTTCTTTTATTGCCAGCCCTCGATGGCAAGATCCGTCTACCTATCCTTCCTTAATCATGCCTCAAGGAGTTGTGCCCGTTCAAGGATGGAACCCTTACAGC CTCGGCTCAGTTTCGCCTTCAGGTACAGGAAATGATCTTAACTACAACAGAAGCTTACAACAGAGCGAGACCAAAGAGTCAGGTTCTCCGTCTCAAGGCTCATTCTCTGGTTTCAATCCGGGATCATCTGTTCCGTTAGGAGGATTCTATGCATTGCCAAGGGAAAATGTTTTCCCGGAAAGACCCGGACAACCAGAATGCCAATTCTACATGAAGACAGGTGATTGCAAATTTGGCACAGTTTGCAAGTTTCATCATCCTAGAGACAGACAAGCTCCTCCTCCTGATTGTCTCCTTAGTTCCATTGGCCTCCCTTTACGCCCG GGAGAACCATTGTGTGTGTTCTATACTCGCTATGGAATCTGCAAATTTGGTCCAAGCTGTAAATTTGATCACCCAATGCGAGTATTCGCATATGACAACACAGCTTCAGAGACAGATGAGGTTGTGGAAACATCATCAAGTGGGCAATCCAGAAGAATCTCTGTGTCTGAAACAAGACAAGCtgctgcaacaacaacaagctcCGGTAAAGACACCACCACCATTATTGATACACAGCAGTGA
- the LOC104779137 gene encoding zinc finger CCCH domain-containing protein 33 isoform X1, whose protein sequence is MDFNAGVPMSSLSPLMNQDAMWQMNLGSEETMETGSYPERPGEPDCSYYIRTGLCRFGSTCRFNHPRDRELVIATARMRGEYPERIGQPECEYYLKTGTCKFGVTCKFHHPRNKAGIAGRVSLNMLGYPLRSNEVDCAYFLRTGHCKFGGTCKFNHPQPQPTNMMVPTSGQQSYPWSRASFIASPRWQDPSTYPSLIMPQGVVPVQGWNPYSGQLGSVSPSGTGNDLNYNRSLQQSETKESGSPSQGSFSGFNPGSSVPLGGFYALPRENVFPERPGQPECQFYMKTGDCKFGTVCKFHHPRDRQAPPPDCLLSSIGLPLRPGEPLCVFYTRYGICKFGPSCKFDHPMRVFAYDNTASETDEVVETSSSGQSRRISVSETRQAAATTTSSGKDTTTIIDTQQ, encoded by the exons ATGGATTTTAATGCCGGAGTTCCCATGTCCTCTCTCTCACCTTTGATGAATCAAG ACGCAATGTGGCAAATGAATTTGGGTTCAGAAGAAACAATGGAAACTGGTTCGTACCCTGAACGACCTGGAGAGCCTGACTGTTCTTACTACATCAGAACTGGACTTTGTAGATTTGGCTCTACTTGTCGGTTCAATCATCCTCGTGATCGTGAACTG gttaTAGCCACTGCAAGGATGAGAGGTGAGTACCCTGAAAGGATTGGTCAGCCTGAATGCGAG TACTATTTGAAGACAGGAACCTGCAAGTTTGGAGTAACATGTAAGTTTCATCATCCTAGGAACAAAGCTGGGATTGCTGGAAGAGTCTCACTCAATATGTTAGGCTATCCTCTACGCTCG AATGAGGTCGATTGTGCTTATTTTCTAAGAACAGGACACTGTAAATTTGGTGGCACTTGTAAATTCAACCACCCTCAGCCTCAACCAACCAACATGATGGTTCCTACCTCTGGCCAACAGTCTTATCCTTGGTCTAGAGCTTCTTTTATTGCCAGCCCTCGATGGCAAGATCCGTCTACCTATCCTTCCTTAATCATGCCTCAAGGAGTTGTGCCCGTTCAAGGATGGAACCCTTACAGC GGTCAGCTCGGCTCAGTTTCGCCTTCAGGTACAGGAAATGATCTTAACTACAACAGAAGCTTACAACAGAGCGAGACCAAAGAGTCAGGTTCTCCGTCTCAAGGCTCATTCTCTGGTTTCAATCCGGGATCATCTGTTCCGTTAGGAGGATTCTATGCATTGCCAAGGGAAAATGTTTTCCCGGAAAGACCCGGACAACCAGAATGCCAATTCTACATGAAGACAGGTGATTGCAAATTTGGCACAGTTTGCAAGTTTCATCATCCTAGAGACAGACAAGCTCCTCCTCCTGATTGTCTCCTTAGTTCCATTGGCCTCCCTTTACGCCCG GGAGAACCATTGTGTGTGTTCTATACTCGCTATGGAATCTGCAAATTTGGTCCAAGCTGTAAATTTGATCACCCAATGCGAGTATTCGCATATGACAACACAGCTTCAGAGACAGATGAGGTTGTGGAAACATCATCAAGTGGGCAATCCAGAAGAATCTCTGTGTCTGAAACAAGACAAGCtgctgcaacaacaacaagctcCGGTAAAGACACCACCACCATTATTGATACACAGCAGTGA
- the LOC104779397 gene encoding U-box domain-containing protein 21-like, whose translation MVLPWRSGVAKRRNQLTSGDISVVETKIPAQIRSSSRMERIRSPRVQLIPRDAVEISRRLENAAARKEYAECFEVVSKIKNLGGGGDTNKKYLVQNGCVFALSSCFETFSAARDIHLRLLEEILYVLSSWLPLNRSEGFSKMGSTASLNCLVRFLNSTDAKTRQNAAFCIREVITVDKRYVYALTDTEGACEALVKIIRDSVSTSSTKASLMVIYRAVSCNDKIASRFVRLGLVELLTEMMVNNNAEKSVCERSLVVLNATCDNELGKEDVLRNALIVPLLVKKILRVSDLATQCSVSILWKLWKNNGQGDDRLLVEAFQVGAFEKLLVLLQVGCEEKTKEKASELLRNLNRCKNEIEKTNCVDSSMHLKNVKKSF comes from the coding sequence atggTGTTACCTTGGAGATCAGGAGTAGCAAAGAGACGTAATCAATTGACTTCCGGCGATATCTCCGTCGTGGAAACCAAGATTCCGGCTCAAATCCGATCATCATCGAGGATGGAGAGGATTAGGTCACCGCGGGTACAGTTGATACCGCGTGATGCGGTGGAGATAAGTCGGAGACTTGAAAACGCGGCGGCGCGTAAGGAATACGCCGAGTGTTTCGAGGTTGTTAGCAAAATCAAGAActtgggaggaggaggagacacGAACAAAAAGTATTTGGTCCAAAACGGCTGCGTTTTCGCGCTGTCTTCTTGTTTCGAAACATTCTCTGCGGCGCGTGATATACACTTGCGTCTCTTGGAGGAGATCTTGTATGTTCTGTCTTCCTGGTTGCCTCTGAATCGATCAGAAGGTTTCTCGAAGATGGGATCAACAGCTTCGCTTAACTGTCTCGTACGGTTCTTGAACTCCACGGATGCTAAAACGAGacaaaacgctgcgttttgcaTCAGAGAGGTTATTACAGTAGACAAGAGGTATGTGTATGCGTTAACAGATACCGAAGGAGCTTGTGAAGCATTAGTTAAGATCATCAGGGACTCTGTTTCGACTAGCTCCACGAAAGCATCTCTAATGGTGATTTACAGAGCGGTTTCGTGTAACGACAAGATCGCTTCAAGATTCGTTAGATTGGGTTTGGTTGAACTGCTCACAGAGATGATGGTGAACAACAATGCCGAAAAGAGCGTTTGCGAAAGATCTCTAGTTGTTCTAAACGCTACATGCGATAACGAGCTAGGCAAAGAAGATGTTCTTAGAAACGCTTTGATCGTTCCTCTTCTAGTGAAGAAGATTCTTCGAGTTTCGGATCTCGCGACACAATGTTCGGTCTCGATTCTTTGGAAGCTATGGAAGAATAACGGACAAGGTGATGATCGTTTGTTAGTTGAAGCTTTTCAAGTTGGTGCCTTTGAGAAACTTTTAGTACTCTTACAAGTCGGGTGCGAGGAGAAGACGAAGGAGAAAGCTAGCGAGCTCTTGCGGAATCTAAACCGTTGTAAAAATGAGATCGAGAAGACGAATTGTGTCGATTCTTCGATGCATTTGAAGAATGTCAAGAAATCTTTTTAA
- the LOC104779325 gene encoding potassium channel SKOR-like isoform X1, translating to MGGISGGGGGVSYRSGGESDVELEDYKVDDFSDGIVESRGNRFNPLTNFLGLDFGGGSGGKFTVINGIRDISRGSIVHPDNRWYKAWTMFIMIWALYSSFFTPLEFGFFRGLPENLFILDIAGQVAFLMDIVLTFFVAYRDSHTYRMVYRRSSIALRYLKSSFIIDLLACMPWDIIYKAAGEKEEVRYLLLIRLYRVHRVILFFHKMEKDIRINYLFTRIVKLIFVELYCTHTAACIFYYLATTLPASQEGYTWIGSLKLGDYSYSKFREIDLWTRYTTSMYFAVVTMATVGYGDIHAVNMREMIFAMVYISFDMILGAYLIGNMTALIVKGSKTERFRDKMADIMRYMNRNKLGRNIRGQITGHLRLQYESSYTEVAALQDIPVSIRAKIAQTLYLPYIEKVPLFRGCSSEFINQIVIRLHEEFFLPGEIIMEQGSVVDQLYFVCHGVLEEIGITKDGSEEIVALLQPDNSFGEISILCNIPQPYTVRVSELCRLLRLDKQSFMNILEIYFHDGRRILNNLLEGKESNVRIKQLESDITFHISKQEAELALKLISAAFYGDLYQLKSLIRAGADPNKADYDGRSPLHLAASRGYEDITLYLIQESVDVNVKDKLGNTPLLEAIKNGNDRVAALLVKEGATLNIENAGTFLCTVVAKGDSDFLKRLLSNGIDPNSKDYDHRTPLHVAASEGFYVLAIQLVEASANVLAKDRWGNTPLDEALGCGNKMLIKLLEDAKSSQISSFPSGSKEFKDKAYKKKCTVYSLHPDDTKEKRRRGIVMWVPRSIEELVKTAAEQLNVPEASCILSEDEGKINDVDLISDGQKLYLTVET from the exons ATGGGAGGAATtagcggcggcggcggcggtgtTTCTTACCGGAGCGGCGGAGAATCGGACGTGGAATTGGAGGATTACAAGGTGGATGATTTCAGTGATGGGATCGTAGAATCGCGAGGGAACAGATTTAATCCCCTCACAAATTTCTTAGGGTTAGACTTCGGCGGAGGTAGCGGCGGCAAGTTCACCGTCATTAATGGAATCAGAGATATCTCCAGAGGCTCCATTGTCCATCCCGATAACCG GTGGTACAAGGCGTGGACGATGTTTATAATGATATGGGCACTTTATTCTTCCTTCTTCACTCCACTCGAATTCGGTTTCTTCAGAGGATTACCAGAGAATCTCTTCATCCTCGATATCGCTGGTCAAGTCGCTTTCTTAATGGATATTGTCTTGACATTCTTCGTCGCTTATCGAGATAGCCACACTTACAGAATGGTCTATAGACGCAGCTCTATCGCCTTACG GTACTTAAAATCGTcttttattattgatttactTGCTTGCATGCCATGGGATATCATCTACAAG GCTGCAggtgagaaagaagaagtgagGTACCTATTGCTGATAAGGCTATATCGAGTTCATAGAGTGATTCTGTTTTTCCACAAGATGGAGAAAGATATAAGAATCAATTACCTTTTCACAAGAATCGTCAAGCTTATATTCGTCGAGCTCTATTGCACTCACACCGCGGCTTGTATCTTCTATTACTTGGCCACGACGCTGCCTGCTTCTCAAGAAGGGTACACTTGGATTGGAAGTTTGAAGTTGGGAGATTACAGTTACTCGAAGTTTAGAGAGATCGATCTTTGGACTAGATACACTACTTCTATGTACTTTGCAGTTGTTACTATGGCAACTGTTG GTTATGGAGATATACACGCGGTTAATATGCGGGAAATGATATTCGCCATGGTGTATATTTCATTCGATATGATTCTAGGAGCTTACTTAATTGGTAACATGACAGCTTTGATTGTAAAAGGTTCGAAAACAGAAAGATTCCGGGATAAGATGGCGGATATTATGCGGTATATGAACAGAAACAAACTAGGTAGAAACATCCGTGGTCAGATCACAGGACATTTGCGGTTGCAGTACGAAAGTAGCTACACCGAGGTAGCTGCTCTTCAAGACATCCCTGTCTCTATCCGTGCTAAG ATTGCGCAAACTTTATACTTGCCGTATATTGAGAAAGTTCCTCTCTTTCGTGGGTGCTCGTCTGAATTCATTAACCAGATT GTTATAAGACTACATGAAGAGTTCTTTCTCCCTGGAGAAATTATTATGGAGCAAGGAAGCGTTGTCGATCAACTCTACTTCGTCTGTCATGGTGTAttg gaGGAGATTGGTATAACTAAGGATGGATCTGAAGAAATAGTGGCACTTCTACAACCAGATAACTCCTTTGGGGAGATTTCTATCCTATGCAATATTCCTCAGCCTTACACAGTTCGAGTTTCCGAGCTATGTCGGCTTCTAAGGCTCGATAAGCAATCTTTTATGAACATTCTCGAGATATATTTCCACGATGGAAGGAGGATTCTCAACAATCTGCTTGAAGGGAAAGAATCTAATGTCCGGATTAAGCAATTGGAATCTGATATAACCTTTCATATCAGTAAACAAGAGGCAGAGCTAGCTTTGAAGTTGATTAGCGCAGCTTTCTACGGTGATCTTTATCAGCTTAAGAGTTTGATTCGAGCTGGAGCTGACCCTAATAAAGCAGATTATGACGGAAGATCGCCTCTG CATCTTGCAGCCTCAAGAGGATATGAAGACATTACTTTATACCTTATTCAAGAATCAGTAGATGTAAATGTCAAAGATAAGTTGGGGAACACGCCGTTACTAGAAGCAATCAAGAATGGGAATGATCGTGTTGCGGCGTTACTCGTGAAAGAAGGAGCTACGTTAAATATTGAGAACGCCGGGACTTTCCTATGCACCGTGGTTGCGAAAGGAGACAGCGATTTCTTGAAACGGCTTCTCAGTAACGGAATTGATCCTAATTCCAAAGATTATGATCACAGAACACCTCTACATGTAGCTGCCTCTGAAGGATTTTATGTCTTGGCAATCCAATTGGTAGAAGCAAGTGCTAATGTTCTTGCAAAAGACAG ATGGGGAAACACTCCACTGGATGAAGCCCTAGGTTGTGGGAACAAGATGTTGATAAAGTTACTCGAAGACGCAAAAAGTTCTCAGATCTCTTCGTTTCCGAGTGGTTCCAAAGAGTTTAAAG ATAAAGCGTATAAGAAGAAGTGTACAGTGTATTCTTTACATCCTGatgatacaaaagagaaaagaagacgTGGGATAGTAATGTGGGTGCCTCGAAGCATCGAAGAACTTGTAAAAACTGCAGCGGAGCAACTAAATGTCCCGGAAGCTTCTTGTATATTGTCTGAAGATGAAGGTAAAATTAATGATGTAGATTTGATAAGTGATGGACAAAAACTGTATTTAACTGTTGAAACATAa
- the LOC104779325 gene encoding potassium channel SKOR-like isoform X2: protein MGGISGGGGGVSYRSGGESDVELEDYKVDDFSDGIVESRGNRFNPLTNFLGLDFGGGSGGKFTVINGIRDISRGSIVHPDNRWYKAWTMFIMIWALYSSFFTPLEFGFFRGLPENLFILDIAGQVAFLMDIVLTFFVAYRDSHTYRMVYRRSSIALRYLKSSFIIDLLACMPWDIIYKAAGEKEEVRYLLLIRLYRVHRVILFFHKMEKDIRINYLFTRIVKLIFVELYCTHTAACIFYYLATTLPASQEGYTWIGSLKLGDYSYSKFREIDLWTRYTTSMYFAVVTMATVGYGDIHAVNMREMIFAMVYISFDMILGAYLIGNMTALIVKGSKTERFRDKMADIMRYMNRNKLGRNIRGQITGHLRLQYESSYTEVAALQDIPVSIRAKIAQTLYLPYIEKVPLFRGCSSEFINQIVIRLHEEFFLPGEIIMEQGSVVDQLYFVCHGVLEEIGITKDGSEEIVALLQPDNSFGEISILCNIPQPYTVRVSELCRLLRLDKQSFMNILEIYFHDGRRILNNLLEGKESNVRIKQLESDITFHISKQEAELALKLISAAFYGDLYQLKSLIRAGADPNKADYDGRSPLPQEDMKTLLYTLFKNQ, encoded by the exons ATGGGAGGAATtagcggcggcggcggcggtgtTTCTTACCGGAGCGGCGGAGAATCGGACGTGGAATTGGAGGATTACAAGGTGGATGATTTCAGTGATGGGATCGTAGAATCGCGAGGGAACAGATTTAATCCCCTCACAAATTTCTTAGGGTTAGACTTCGGCGGAGGTAGCGGCGGCAAGTTCACCGTCATTAATGGAATCAGAGATATCTCCAGAGGCTCCATTGTCCATCCCGATAACCG GTGGTACAAGGCGTGGACGATGTTTATAATGATATGGGCACTTTATTCTTCCTTCTTCACTCCACTCGAATTCGGTTTCTTCAGAGGATTACCAGAGAATCTCTTCATCCTCGATATCGCTGGTCAAGTCGCTTTCTTAATGGATATTGTCTTGACATTCTTCGTCGCTTATCGAGATAGCCACACTTACAGAATGGTCTATAGACGCAGCTCTATCGCCTTACG GTACTTAAAATCGTcttttattattgatttactTGCTTGCATGCCATGGGATATCATCTACAAG GCTGCAggtgagaaagaagaagtgagGTACCTATTGCTGATAAGGCTATATCGAGTTCATAGAGTGATTCTGTTTTTCCACAAGATGGAGAAAGATATAAGAATCAATTACCTTTTCACAAGAATCGTCAAGCTTATATTCGTCGAGCTCTATTGCACTCACACCGCGGCTTGTATCTTCTATTACTTGGCCACGACGCTGCCTGCTTCTCAAGAAGGGTACACTTGGATTGGAAGTTTGAAGTTGGGAGATTACAGTTACTCGAAGTTTAGAGAGATCGATCTTTGGACTAGATACACTACTTCTATGTACTTTGCAGTTGTTACTATGGCAACTGTTG GTTATGGAGATATACACGCGGTTAATATGCGGGAAATGATATTCGCCATGGTGTATATTTCATTCGATATGATTCTAGGAGCTTACTTAATTGGTAACATGACAGCTTTGATTGTAAAAGGTTCGAAAACAGAAAGATTCCGGGATAAGATGGCGGATATTATGCGGTATATGAACAGAAACAAACTAGGTAGAAACATCCGTGGTCAGATCACAGGACATTTGCGGTTGCAGTACGAAAGTAGCTACACCGAGGTAGCTGCTCTTCAAGACATCCCTGTCTCTATCCGTGCTAAG ATTGCGCAAACTTTATACTTGCCGTATATTGAGAAAGTTCCTCTCTTTCGTGGGTGCTCGTCTGAATTCATTAACCAGATT GTTATAAGACTACATGAAGAGTTCTTTCTCCCTGGAGAAATTATTATGGAGCAAGGAAGCGTTGTCGATCAACTCTACTTCGTCTGTCATGGTGTAttg gaGGAGATTGGTATAACTAAGGATGGATCTGAAGAAATAGTGGCACTTCTACAACCAGATAACTCCTTTGGGGAGATTTCTATCCTATGCAATATTCCTCAGCCTTACACAGTTCGAGTTTCCGAGCTATGTCGGCTTCTAAGGCTCGATAAGCAATCTTTTATGAACATTCTCGAGATATATTTCCACGATGGAAGGAGGATTCTCAACAATCTGCTTGAAGGGAAAGAATCTAATGTCCGGATTAAGCAATTGGAATCTGATATAACCTTTCATATCAGTAAACAAGAGGCAGAGCTAGCTTTGAAGTTGATTAGCGCAGCTTTCTACGGTGATCTTTATCAGCTTAAGAGTTTGATTCGAGCTGGAGCTGACCCTAATAAAGCAGATTATGACGGAAGATCGCCTCTG CCTCAAGAGGATATGAAGACATTACTTTATACCTTATTCAAGAATCAGTAG
- the LOC104779443 gene encoding zinc finger protein 830 — protein sequence MDVQAKKKAMFRSKLNAKKKDTRIDSPLVRYNESDQPVCRVCNVVLKSESLWDVHQASRKHHEAIDNLKASAAGVQRGSKPAVTHQPAKSETLAKPSKSQTSSGLPPNFFENREPARESGEVELPNSKNIQQSKQSTGSETSKTKGPLPAGFFDNQITDFSITKTTSEPQESQTQATGGSETKPAVKGALPSGFFDNKEADLLARGIKLVKPDIKDEYKEFEKLIQEDLQVVDSRMEEEEVDAAETIEEEEQREQRSYNEKVEILKRRKMELKAARLAKRSKTSEGSVKKLKKTEEESPSDEEDDEVSAVDWRAQHL from the exons ATGGATGTTCAAGCGAAGAAGAAGGCGATGTTTCGCTCTAAACTCAACGCCAAGAAGAAAGACACTCGCATAGATTCTCCTCTCGTTAG GTACAATGAATCAGACCAGCCTGTATGTCGAGTCTGCAATGTCGTGTTGAAATCTGAATCACTCTGGGATGTACACCAAGCTTCTCGTAAGCATCACGAG GCAATCGATAATCTCAAAGCTAGTGCAGCGGGAGTTCAACGGGGTAGCAAACCTGCTGTAACTCATCAGCCAGCAAAATCTGAAACTTTGGCTAAACCATCCAAATCTCAGACATCATCTGGTCTTCCGCCAAATTTCTTCGAAAATCGTGAACCTGCTAGAG AATCTGGAGAAGTAGAATTGCCAAATTCCAAGAATATACAGCAATCAAAGCAGTCTACAGGTTCagaaacaagcaagacaaagggACCTCTTCCAGCCGGATTCTTTGATAATCAGATAACCGATTTTTCAATTACCAAAACCACCAGTGAACCTCAAGAGAGTCAGACACAGGCTACAGGTGGTTCAGAAACTAAACCAGCGGTGAAAGGTGCCCTCCCGTCCGGTTTTTTCGATAATAAAGAAGCTGACCTGCTTGCCCGTGGAATAAAGCTCGTCAAACCAGATATCAA GGATGAATATAAAGAATTTGAGAAGTTGATACAAGAAGATCTTCAAGTAGTGGATAGCcgcatggaagaagaagag GTCGATGCTGCTGAAACCATAGAAGAGGAGGAACAAAGAGAGCAAAG ATCATACAACGAGAAAGTGGAGATTCTGAAGAGGAGGAAAATGGAACTTAAAGCGGCTAGATTAGCAAAGCGTAGTAAAACCTCTGAGGGGTCTGTtaaaaagctgaagaagacCGAGGAAGAATCCCCCAGCGATGAGGAGGATGACGAggtttccgctgttgattggaGAGCTCAACATCTTTGA
- the LOC104779537 gene encoding inositol-phosphate phosphatase, whose translation MADNDSLDQFLAAAIDAAKKAGQVIRKGFYETKHVEHKGQVDLVTETDKGCEELVFNHLKQLFPNHKFIGEETTAAFGVTELTDEPTWIVDPLDGTTNFVHGFPFVCVSIGLTIGKVPVVGVVFNPIMDELFTGVQGKGAFLNGKPIKVSTQSELVTALLVTEAGTKRDKATLDDTTNRINSLLTKVRSLRMSGSCALDLCGVACGRVDIFYEVGFGGPWDIAAGIVIVKEAGGLIFDPSGKDLDITSQRVAASNASLKELFVEALQLTKA comes from the exons ATGGCGGACAATG ATTCTCTAGATCAGTTCTTAGCTGCTGCCATTGATGCCGCTAAAAAAGCTGGACAg GTCATTCGTAAAGGGTTTTACGAGACCAAACATGTTGAACACAAAGgccag gTGGATTTGGTGACAGAGACTGATAAAGGATGTGAAGAACTCGTGTTTAATCATCTCAAGCAGCTTTTTCCCAACCACAAG TTCATTGGAGAAGAAACTACTGCTGCATTCGGTGTCACTGAACTGACTGATGAACCAACTTGGATTGTTGATCCTCTTGATGGAACTACTAATTTCGTTCACgg GTTcccttttgtgtgtgtttccatTGGGCTTACCATTGGAAAAGTCCCTGTGGTTGGTGTCGTTTTTAATCCGATTATGGATGAG CTATTTACCGGTGTCCAAGGTAAAGGAGCATTCTTGAATGGAAAGCCAATTAAAG TATCAACTCAGAGCGAACTTGTTACTGCTTTGCTCGTAACAGAG GCTGGTACTAAACGTGATAAAGCTACATTAGACGATACAACCAACAGAATCAACAGTCTGTTAACCAAG GTTAGGTCACTTAGGATGAGTGGCTCGTGCGCACTGGACCTCTGTGGTGTCGCGTGTGGAAGAGTTGATATCTTTTATGAAGTCGGTTTCGGTGGTCCATG GGACATTGCAGCAGGAATTGTGATCGTTAAAGAAGCTGGCGGACTCATTTTTGATCC ATCGGGTAAAGATTTGGACATCACATCGCAGAGAGTTGCAGCATCAAACGCTTCTCTGAAGGAGTTATTCGTGGAGGCGTTGCAGCTTACTAAGGCATGA